Proteins from a single region of Gambusia affinis linkage group LG12, SWU_Gaff_1.0, whole genome shotgun sequence:
- the LOC122840584 gene encoding transcription factor HES-1-like: MPAGTFERASPSGVAAVPARGDSTPGKPRTLSENRKSSKPIMEKRRRARINESLGQLKTLILDALKKDSSRHSKLEKADILEMTVKHLRNLQRLQMTAALNIDPSILGKYRAGFSECVGEVTRFLSTCEGVTAEVRTRLLGHLAACVTQINLYGPHLGDLGQTSSTQITAPLKGGSLSPEAMKLYGGFQVVTSPHGHFAFLIPGAALTPLSVQNSHHVSPVAPAVTSDSVWRPW; this comes from the exons ATGCCAGCCGGTACTTTCGAAAGAGCATCTCCGTCTGGCGTTGCGGCTGTTCCGGCAAGAGGCGACTCTACCCCAGGGAAACCCCGCACTCTGTCAGAGAACAGAAAG TCCTCCAAGCCAATCATGGAGAAGCGGCGACGCGCGCGCATCAATGAGAGCCTGGGTCAGCTGAAGACCCTCATCCTGGACGCGCTCAAGAAAGAC AGCTCCAGGCACTCCAAGCTGGAGAAGGCCGACATCCTGGAGATGACGGTAAAGCACCTGAGGAACCTCCAGCGGCTTCAGATGACAG CGGCTTTAAACATAGACCCATCCATCCTGGGGAAGTACCGAGCTGGATTCAGCGAGTGCGTCGGAGAGGTTACCCGTTTCCTGTCCACATGTGAAGGGGTCACGGCCGAGGTGAGGACTCGCCTCCTCGGCCACCTGGCGGCCTGTGTGACCCAGATTAACCTGTATGGACCTCACCTGGGCGACCTGGGACAGACCAGCAGTACACAGATCACCGCGCCCCTCAAGGGCGGCTCACTGTCCCCCGAAGCCATGAAACTGTACGGAGGCTTCCAGGTGGTGACATCTCCACACGGACACTTTGCGTTTCTTATTCCCGGCGCAGCTCTCACACCTCTGAGTGTACAAAACAGCCATCATGTGTCACCTGTCGCACCTGCTGTCACCTCAGACTCTGTGTGGAGACCATGGTAG